One region of Polaribacter pectinis genomic DNA includes:
- a CDS encoding sodium:solute symporter family transporter, producing MSESSLPLGGLGWASWVQWALIIISSLAMLFLSPLAKTTDQFFKAVHKKKAPNTLVLTGSLIISWIFAKSITNAANLGLSFGIVGGVAYAGYYLSFAVAGIVIYQLRVKGGFTSIHQFLTSRFGKKAMAVFSILIAFRLFNEVWSNTMVIGSYFGEQDSASYYWSILVFTILTLGYALKGGLSSSIFTDIIQMVLFSVLLIIILATIFSADEFTTKEIITSGTWSFELGLNLFFAALIQSFSYPFHDPVLTDRGFVSSPKVTRRSFLWASILGAICIILFSVIGVYAKSQGMKGQAAVEVGKALGVVILLVINFIMITSAASTLDSTFSSFSKLLSVDLGLGKTVSFGRISMIIVAILGTLPVFFGAEILSATTISGTMVIGLTPVFIFWNVKVPRISFYLSVICGLVFGLLLVFKLFPESLIFTEGKYADLLWINLWGILSCIILYFIPKWIKK from the coding sequence ATGAGTGAGAGTTCCCTCCCTTTGGGAGGGTTAGGGTGGGCTTCTTGGGTTCAGTGGGCTCTAATAATAATATCCAGTTTGGCTATGTTATTTTTATCTCCGCTTGCAAAAACAACAGATCAGTTTTTTAAAGCTGTACACAAGAAAAAAGCACCTAATACTTTGGTGTTAACTGGTAGTTTAATCATTTCTTGGATTTTTGCAAAAAGCATTACAAATGCCGCAAATTTAGGTTTGTCTTTTGGTATTGTTGGTGGAGTTGCATATGCAGGTTATTATCTTTCATTTGCGGTTGCTGGTATTGTTATTTATCAATTAAGGGTTAAAGGTGGTTTTACAAGTATTCATCAATTTTTAACATCCAGATTTGGAAAAAAAGCGATGGCAGTTTTCTCTATTTTGATTGCTTTTAGGCTTTTTAATGAGGTTTGGAGTAACACTATGGTTATTGGAAGTTATTTTGGAGAACAAGATAGTGCTTCCTATTATTGGTCAATTTTGGTGTTTACAATATTAACTTTAGGCTACGCTTTAAAAGGTGGTTTAAGTAGTTCTATTTTTACAGATATAATACAAATGGTTTTATTTTCTGTTTTGTTAATTATTATTTTAGCAACTATTTTTTCTGCGGATGAATTTACGACGAAAGAAATAATTACCTCAGGAACTTGGAGTTTTGAACTTGGTTTAAATCTCTTTTTTGCGGCTCTTATTCAATCTTTTAGTTATCCTTTTCACGATCCTGTTTTAACAGACAGAGGTTTTGTAAGTTCGCCAAAAGTAACGCGTAGAAGTTTTTTATGGGCAAGTATTTTAGGTGCCATTTGTATTATTTTATTTAGTGTAATTGGTGTGTATGCAAAATCGCAAGGAATGAAAGGACAAGCAGCTGTAGAAGTTGGTAAAGCTTTAGGTGTCGTAATTTTATTAGTTATTAATTTTATTATGATAACCTCTGCAGCATCCACTTTAGATTCTACTTTTTCTTCTTTTTCTAAATTATTATCTGTGGATTTAGGTTTAGGAAAAACCGTTTCTTTCGGTAGAATTTCTATGATAATTGTTGCTATTTTAGGAACGTTACCCGTATTTTTTGGCGCAGAAATTTTATCTGCAACTACCATTTCTGGAACAATGGTTATTGGATTAACACCCGTTTTTATATTTTGGAATGTAAAAGTGCCAAGAATCAGTTTTTATTTAAGTGTAATTTGTGGTTTGGTTTTTGGACTATTGTTAGTGTTTAAATTATTCCCTGAATCACTTATTTTTACAGAAGGAAAATATGCAGATTTACTTTGGATAAATCTTTGGGGAATTTTAAGTTGTATCATTTTATATTTTATTCCAAAATGGATCAAGAAATAA
- a CDS encoding SusD/RagB family nutrient-binding outer membrane lipoprotein — MKKIIYTIAIFAITFASCTKDFEEINTNQNSPVSVQPSLLLRQVIYDYGEQMSYEGFAAGNLLSQHYALLDFNLFDRHDLKSPQLGGNPWPIFFTNLRDNEILLKQSRETPAFAVYEGPALILKAYMAAALTDIFGDVPYFEAFNGVDGTVTPKYDLQEDIYQNEKGILDNLDKGIAAINAYSAAISLEGDILFNGDLDAWVRFANSLKIKYLVRISNKVDVSNQLQTIFTSGNYIKNNSENATFDFTNTAPNSFRFAQLRNGDFTNFIMSETAEEIFADLNDNRVGNFYQPFANSTSNEFNGLINGINASTTTPSPDDYSLVGTIFREDTSSLDANFMTAWETSFLLAEAAQKGLITTNVETLYNNGVTLAFEYWNTNLPATYLAGNANLNAAGKTPLEQIITQKWIANTINGYESWIEFRRTGFPALKNVAASLNNNLIPVRMPYPADAGALNAENYKVAEAATNGNSLDVKVWWNE, encoded by the coding sequence ATGAAAAAAATTATATATACCATCGCAATTTTTGCAATTACATTTGCAAGTTGTACCAAAGATTTTGAAGAAATTAATACAAACCAAAATTCACCAGTTTCTGTACAACCAAGTCTTCTTTTAAGACAAGTTATTTACGATTATGGGGAACAAATGAGTTATGAAGGTTTTGCTGCTGGAAACTTATTATCACAGCATTATGCACTTTTAGATTTCAATTTATTTGACAGACACGATTTAAAAAGTCCGCAATTGGGTGGAAATCCTTGGCCGATATTTTTCACGAATTTACGTGATAATGAAATTCTGTTAAAACAATCTCGTGAAACGCCAGCTTTCGCTGTTTATGAAGGGCCTGCATTAATTTTAAAAGCATATATGGCTGCAGCATTGACAGATATTTTTGGTGATGTTCCTTATTTTGAAGCTTTTAATGGTGTGGATGGAACTGTAACTCCGAAATACGATTTACAAGAAGACATTTATCAAAATGAAAAAGGAATTTTAGATAATTTAGACAAAGGAATCGCTGCTATAAATGCTTATTCCGCAGCAATTTCTCTGGAAGGAGATATTTTATTTAACGGAGATTTAGATGCTTGGGTACGTTTTGCAAATTCTTTAAAAATTAAATATTTAGTTCGTATTTCCAATAAAGTTGATGTTTCGAATCAATTACAAACTATTTTTACGAGTGGAAATTACATCAAAAATAATAGCGAAAACGCCACTTTCGATTTTACAAATACGGCTCCGAATAGTTTTAGATTTGCACAATTAAGAAATGGAGATTTTACAAACTTTATAATGTCGGAAACTGCTGAAGAGATTTTTGCTGATTTAAATGATAATAGAGTTGGTAATTTTTATCAGCCATTTGCAAATTCAACTTCAAATGAATTTAATGGTTTAATTAACGGAATTAACGCCTCTACCACTACTCCATCTCCAGATGATTATTCTTTGGTTGGTACAATTTTTAGAGAAGACACGTCTTCTTTAGATGCTAATTTTATGACAGCTTGGGAAACGAGTTTTCTATTAGCAGAAGCTGCTCAAAAAGGATTGATTACCACAAATGTGGAAACTTTATATAACAATGGAGTTACTTTGGCTTTTGAATATTGGAACACAAATTTACCTGCCACTTATTTAGCTGGAAATGCCAATTTAAACGCAGCAGGAAAAACGCCTTTAGAACAAATTATTACGCAAAAATGGATTGCAAATACAATTAACGGTTACGAAAGTTGGATTGAGTTTAGAAGAACAGGATTTCCTGCTTTAAAAAATGTTGCTGCTAGTTTAAATAACAATTTAATTCCTGTAAGAATGCCTTATCCTGCAGATGCAGGTGCATTAAATGCAGAAAATTACAAAGTAGCAGAAGCTGCAACAAATGGAAATAGTTTGGATGTAAAAGTTTGGTGGAACGAATAG